One region of Oxalobacteraceae sp. CFBP 8761 genomic DNA includes:
- a CDS encoding ferredoxin family protein: MTHVVTESCISCRYTDCVDVCPVDCFREGPNFLAIDPDECIDCAVCVAECPVNAIFAEEDVPGDQQQFIKINADLSRFWPSITKTKAALPEADKWKDVTDKLDQLVR; this comes from the coding sequence ATGACCCACGTTGTCACCGAATCGTGCATCAGCTGTCGTTACACCGACTGCGTCGATGTATGCCCGGTAGATTGTTTCCGGGAAGGCCCGAATTTCCTCGCCATCGATCCCGACGAGTGCATCGACTGCGCCGTGTGCGTCGCCGAGTGCCCCGTGAATGCAATCTTTGCCGAAGAAGACGTGCCCGGCGATCAACAGCAGTTCATCAAGATCAATGCCGATCTGTCGCGCTTCTGGCCGTCGATTACCAAGACGAAAGCCGCCCTGCCAGAGGCCGACAAGTGGAAAGACGTCACGGACAAGCTCGACCAACTGGTTCGCTGA
- a CDS encoding penicillin-binding protein produces MESIRRLVRPNNVFGKRAATSRSEPTMDGAVAAPVVAAAGAAASGASASPSAPDSAGDVPLHDAFPHLADNGHGSGGGPGDPSGGPDGSPPAPRKRRWKLWLALIGLLLIAAAAAWAVTETRTSRLQAKIFADMASELTFRMANGPSDSIRFPAASPYDTRLGYAGLPKYLERLQTRDYAIASQARISPQMVKMADLGLYATYHEKTKVGLEILDCRAQPLFTSRFPERFYDKFDAAPSLLVQSLLFIENRELLDASHPRRNPAVEWDRFSKAVFDKTLASVGLGGDGRVAGGSTLATQIEKYRHSAEGRTGSLTDKIIQMASATLRAYQDGEDTTGSRRQVVLDYLNTVPLSAKPGYGEVNGIGDGMWVWYGRDFAKVNAMLKGPMTSPDAVMAYKEALSLMIAQRRPAYYLGAGESDLETLTNSHLRVLTQQGVISPQLRDAALSANLKPALHTGVAPPPADAFVSRKAANAVRNHVGYLIGDSRLYNVDRLDLSVVSTLDGNAQQAVTTALRKLSDAEHAKEAGLTGKGMLGNGDPAQVVYSFTLMERGEHVNYLRVQTDNYDQPLDINEGAKLDLGSTAKLRTLVTYLDIVDQLHKRFGAMDKIGLMGVEVDAKDRMSQWGLDYFRTLPDGADRSLKPMLDAAMARKYSANPGERFFTGGGLHTFGNFSKLDDSRIMDVNQALRSSTNLVFVRMMRDVVRYYMFQLPGSSAQLLADADDPRRAAYLARFADNEGKVFMAKFWNKYKGKTPQEVETLLFSGVRPLASKLAAAHRTVVPNATLAQFGAFIDASVPASNEIDPDRIPKLYETYDPRNMSLADRGYVSSVHPLELWLVSYLRTHPKATWSEVTAASVKERQEVYQWLFKTHRKHAQDNRIAGLLEVEAFLKIHAQWKKMGYPFDSLVPSYATTLGASADRPAALAEMMGIIVNGGVRKPIERIDSLHFAKSTPYETLVRRNKGGGKEQVLAPEVARAVADAIQGVVSDGTAKRVKTAFVQSDGSIIAVAGKTGTGDQRFDVYARGGRLVESRYVNRSATFVFNIGERFYGSMTAYVHGPQSENYDFTSALPVQLLVTLAPSLMPMIEPPAAPAPVPGQAVAAAPRQCVR; encoded by the coding sequence ATGGAAAGTATTCGTCGCCTCGTGCGACCAAACAATGTATTCGGCAAGCGCGCCGCCACCTCGCGGAGCGAGCCGACCATGGACGGCGCAGTTGCCGCGCCAGTCGTCGCCGCAGCGGGCGCTGCAGCGTCGGGGGCGTCTGCGTCCCCGTCCGCCCCGGATTCGGCGGGTGACGTTCCCCTGCACGATGCCTTCCCGCACCTGGCTGACAACGGCCATGGCAGCGGCGGCGGGCCGGGCGACCCGTCCGGTGGGCCGGATGGGTCGCCGCCAGCGCCGCGCAAGCGCCGCTGGAAGCTCTGGCTGGCGCTGATCGGCTTGCTGCTGATCGCTGCCGCGGCGGCTTGGGCCGTGACGGAAACCCGCACCTCGCGCCTGCAGGCGAAAATCTTCGCCGACATGGCCAGCGAACTCACGTTCCGCATGGCCAATGGCCCAAGCGATTCGATCCGCTTCCCGGCCGCCAGCCCGTACGACACCCGACTCGGCTATGCCGGCCTGCCGAAATACCTCGAACGCCTGCAGACGCGCGATTACGCGATCGCGTCGCAGGCGCGCATCTCGCCGCAGATGGTCAAGATGGCCGATCTCGGCCTGTACGCCACCTACCACGAGAAAACCAAGGTCGGCCTCGAGATCCTCGATTGCCGCGCCCAGCCCCTGTTCACGTCGCGCTTCCCCGAGCGCTTCTACGACAAATTCGACGCCGCACCGTCGCTGCTGGTACAAAGCCTGCTGTTCATCGAAAACCGCGAACTGCTCGACGCGAGCCACCCGCGCCGCAATCCGGCCGTCGAATGGGACCGCTTCTCGAAAGCCGTGTTCGACAAGACGCTGGCCAGTGTCGGCCTGGGCGGCGACGGCCGCGTGGCCGGCGGCAGCACGCTGGCCACGCAGATCGAAAAATACCGGCACTCGGCCGAGGGCCGCACCGGCTCGCTGACCGACAAGATCATCCAGATGGCCTCGGCCACGCTGCGCGCTTACCAGGACGGCGAAGACACCACGGGGTCGCGCCGCCAGGTCGTGCTCGACTACCTGAACACGGTGCCGCTGTCGGCCAAGCCGGGTTACGGCGAAGTCAACGGTATCGGCGACGGCATGTGGGTCTGGTACGGCCGCGATTTCGCCAAGGTCAATGCGATGCTCAAGGGCCCGATGACGAGCCCGGACGCCGTCATGGCCTACAAAGAGGCGCTGTCGCTGATGATCGCCCAGCGCCGCCCGGCGTATTACCTGGGCGCCGGCGAAAGCGACCTGGAAACCCTGACCAACAGCCACCTGCGCGTGCTGACGCAGCAGGGCGTGATTTCGCCGCAACTGCGCGACGCTGCCCTGAGCGCCAATCTGAAACCGGCGCTGCACACGGGCGTGGCGCCGCCACCGGCGGATGCGTTCGTCTCGCGCAAGGCGGCCAATGCAGTGCGCAACCATGTGGGTTACCTGATCGGCGACTCGCGCCTGTACAACGTCGACCGCCTCGATCTGTCGGTGGTCTCGACCCTCGACGGCAATGCCCAGCAAGCCGTCACGACTGCGCTGCGCAAGCTGTCCGACGCCGAACACGCGAAAGAAGCCGGCCTGACGGGCAAGGGCATGCTGGGTAATGGCGACCCGGCGCAAGTGGTCTACAGCTTCACGCTGATGGAGCGGGGCGAGCACGTCAACTACCTGCGCGTGCAGACCGACAACTACGACCAGCCACTGGACATCAACGAAGGCGCCAAGCTCGATCTGGGTTCGACGGCCAAGCTGCGCACGCTGGTGACCTACCTCGACATCGTCGACCAGCTGCACAAGCGCTTTGGCGCGATGGACAAGATTGGCCTGATGGGCGTCGAAGTCGATGCGAAAGACCGCATGTCGCAGTGGGGCCTCGACTACTTCCGCACATTGCCCGACGGCGCCGACCGCAGCCTCAAGCCCATGCTCGACGCCGCCATGGCGCGCAAGTACTCGGCCAATCCAGGCGAGCGCTTCTTTACCGGTGGCGGCCTGCACACGTTCGGCAACTTCAGCAAGCTCGACGACAGCCGCATCATGGATGTGAACCAGGCGCTGCGCAGCTCGACCAACCTCGTGTTCGTGCGCATGATGCGCGACGTCGTGCGTTACTACATGTTCCAGTTGCCGGGCTCGTCCGCGCAACTGCTGGCCGACGCCGACGATCCGCGCCGCGCTGCCTATCTGGCGCGCTTTGCCGACAACGAAGGCAAGGTCTTCATGGCCAAGTTCTGGAACAAGTACAAGGGCAAGACGCCGCAGGAAGTAGAAACGCTGCTGTTCTCCGGCGTGCGTCCGCTGGCCTCGAAGCTCGCGGCGGCCCACCGCACCGTGGTACCGAACGCCACGCTGGCGCAGTTTGGCGCGTTCATCGATGCATCGGTCCCGGCCAGCAACGAGATCGATCCCGACCGTATTCCGAAACTGTACGAGACCTATGACCCACGGAATATGTCGCTGGCCGACCGCGGCTACGTGTCATCGGTGCATCCGCTCGAACTGTGGCTGGTGAGCTATCTGCGCACGCATCCAAAAGCGACCTGGTCCGAAGTGACGGCCGCCAGCGTCAAGGAGCGCCAGGAAGTCTACCAATGGCTGTTCAAGACGCACCGCAAGCACGCGCAGGACAACCGCATCGCCGGCCTGCTCGAAGTCGAGGCGTTCCTGAAGATCCACGCGCAGTGGAAGAAAATGGGCTACCCGTTTGATTCGCTCGTGCCGTCGTACGCGACCACGCTGGGCGCCTCGGCCGACCGGCCGGCCGCGCTGGCCGAGATGATGGGCATCATCGTCAATGGCGGCGTGCGCAAACCGATCGAGCGCATCGATTCGCTGCACTTTGCCAAGTCCACGCCGTATGAAACGCTCGTGCGCCGCAACAAGGGCGGCGGCAAGGAACAAGTGCTGGCGCCCGAAGTCGCGCGCGCCGTGGCCGACGCCATCCAGGGCGTCGTCTCGGACGGCACCGCCAAGCGTGTCAAGACCGCCTTCGTGCAATCGGACGGCAGCATCATCGCCGTGGCCGGCAAGACCGGTACCGGTGACCAGCGTTTCGACGTGTATGCCCGTGGCGGCCGCCTGGTCGAGTCGCGCTACGTGAATCGCTCGGCGACGTTCGTGTTCAACATCGGCGAACGCTTCTACGGCAGCATGACCGCGTACGTGCACGGGCCGCAGTCCGAAAACTATGACTTCACCAGTGCGTTGCCGGTGCAACTGCTCGTCACGCTGGCGCCGAGCCTGATGCCGATGATCGAACCGCCGGCCGCGCCAGCACCCGTGCCCGGCCAGGCCGTCGCCGCCGCGCCGCGGCAGTGCGTGCGTTGA
- a CDS encoding CocE/NonD family hydrolase yields MIRRTLPALVFGLCLAAGLASPSAAIAADSVKDSKRPTREAYTKYEYRIPMRDGVQLFTVVYVPKDSSRSYPFLMQRTPYSAGVRAEGELRYGVDWLPESLGPSREFEEAGYIFVSQDVRGRYMSEGTWQEMTPHGKGKLAKGEGRESDDMYDTVAWLLKNIPNNNGKVGIWGISYPGFYAAASVIDSHPAIKAASPQAPIADLYMGDDSYHGGAFKLAANFDFYAAFTAAPNPTPLPKTGSEFDYGVADGYDYFLKHRTLANIAATMTDTQRELFMPNIEHDTYDSFWKERAIGPHLNNVKAAVLTVGGWFDAEDAAGPFIVHRALEAQNKGGNHALVVGPWVHGGWARGDGARLGHVKFDAKTSEWFRRKVQFPFFEQHLKGVKPNTTLAPVTVFETGTNVWRQYDAWPPKPAKARTLYFGANGALRWQQPTATMSTTTGAGFDEYVADPARPVPYIGYPALGVPREYMVSDQRFAATRPDVLVYQSAVLEEDVTVAGPVTPKLFVSTSGTDADWVVKLIDVYPASFPTPAAERGGDVGPPAVSLGGFQQLVRGNPLRGKFRNSYEKPEPFVPGKVEPIKYELGQVNHTFRRGHRIMVQVQSSWFPLIDLNPQTFMRILDAKPGDFRKATQRVYHAPGTASGLELMVLPNPGSAN; encoded by the coding sequence ATGATCCGCCGTACGCTTCCCGCCCTTGTTTTCGGCTTGTGCCTTGCCGCTGGCCTGGCCAGCCCGTCTGCCGCGATTGCCGCGGACAGTGTCAAGGACAGCAAGCGCCCGACGCGCGAAGCCTATACTAAGTACGAGTACCGGATCCCGATGCGTGACGGTGTGCAGTTGTTCACGGTCGTCTACGTGCCGAAGGACAGCTCGCGCAGCTACCCGTTCCTGATGCAGCGCACCCCGTACAGCGCTGGCGTACGTGCCGAAGGCGAACTGCGCTATGGCGTGGACTGGCTGCCCGAGTCGCTGGGGCCATCCCGCGAATTCGAGGAAGCCGGCTACATCTTCGTGAGTCAGGACGTGCGCGGCCGTTACATGTCCGAAGGGACGTGGCAGGAAATGACGCCGCACGGCAAGGGCAAGCTGGCAAAAGGCGAGGGCCGCGAGAGCGACGACATGTACGATACGGTCGCCTGGCTGCTGAAGAACATCCCGAACAACAACGGCAAGGTCGGCATCTGGGGCATCAGCTACCCGGGCTTCTACGCCGCCGCCAGCGTCATCGATTCGCACCCGGCGATCAAGGCCGCCTCGCCCCAGGCGCCGATTGCCGACCTGTACATGGGCGACGATTCGTACCACGGCGGCGCCTTCAAGCTGGCCGCCAACTTCGACTTTTATGCCGCTTTCACGGCCGCGCCGAACCCGACGCCGCTGCCAAAGACCGGCAGCGAATTCGATTACGGCGTGGCCGACGGCTACGATTATTTTCTGAAGCACCGCACGCTGGCGAATATCGCCGCGACCATGACCGACACGCAGCGCGAGCTGTTCATGCCGAACATCGAGCACGACACCTATGACAGCTTCTGGAAAGAGCGCGCCATTGGCCCGCACCTAAACAACGTCAAGGCCGCCGTGCTGACGGTGGGCGGCTGGTTCGATGCGGAAGACGCCGCCGGCCCGTTCATCGTGCACCGCGCGCTGGAAGCGCAGAACAAGGGCGGCAACCATGCCCTCGTGGTGGGCCCATGGGTGCACGGCGGCTGGGCGCGCGGAGACGGCGCCCGGCTTGGCCACGTCAAGTTCGACGCAAAAACAAGCGAATGGTTCCGGCGCAAGGTCCAGTTCCCGTTCTTCGAGCAGCACCTGAAGGGCGTCAAGCCGAACACCACGCTGGCGCCGGTGACCGTGTTCGAGACGGGCACGAATGTCTGGCGCCAGTACGACGCCTGGCCGCCGAAACCGGCGAAGGCGCGCACGCTGTACTTTGGCGCGAATGGCGCACTGCGCTGGCAGCAGCCGACCGCGACGATGAGCACGACCACGGGCGCAGGTTTCGATGAATACGTGGCCGACCCGGCGCGCCCGGTGCCGTACATCGGCTACCCGGCGCTGGGCGTGCCGCGCGAATACATGGTGTCGGACCAGCGCTTCGCCGCCACGCGGCCTGATGTGCTGGTGTACCAGAGCGCCGTGCTGGAAGAAGATGTGACGGTCGCCGGGCCGGTCACGCCCAAGCTGTTCGTGTCCACGAGTGGCACCGACGCCGACTGGGTCGTCAAGCTGATCGATGTCTACCCGGCCAGTTTCCCGACCCCGGCAGCCGAGCGGGGCGGCGATGTCGGTCCGCCCGCGGTGAGTCTGGGTGGCTTCCAGCAACTGGTGCGTGGCAATCCGCTGCGCGGCAAGTTCCGCAACAGCTATGAAAAGCCCGAACCGTTCGTGCCGGGCAAGGTCGAACCCATCAAGTATGAACTGGGCCAGGTGAACCACACCTTCCGGCGCGGTCACCGGATCATGGTGCAGGTGCAGAGCTCGTGGTTCCCGCTGATCGACCTGAATCCGCAAACGTTCATGCGCATTCTTGATGCGAAGCCCGGCGACTTCAGGAAAGCGACCCAGCGCGTGTATCACGCGCCAGGAACGGCGTCCGGGCTGGAACTGATGGTGCTGCCGAACCCGGGTAGCGCCAACTAG
- a CDS encoding NAD(P)/FAD-dependent oxidoreductase — MTISATHEAGSIAPNSSFAGAIETDAVIIGAGPVGLFQVFELGLLEIKAHVIDSLPAVGGQCVELYPDKPIYDIPAVPVCTGQELTDNLLKQIEPFEPTFHLGQEVTGVQRREDNRFNVETSTGTQFITKTIFIAAGVGSFQARTIKVDAIDKFENEQLFYRVKDPARFDGKNIVICGGGDSALDWALNFVGKAESVVLVHRRDDFRAAPSSVAKMKALCDEYEMQLITGQVTGFDEKDGKLTEVKVTGADGVTRRVPLDMLLVFFGLSPKLGPIAEWGLDIERKQLKVVDTEKFETNVPGIFAVGDINTYPGKKKLILSGFHEAALAAFGAAPYIFPDKKIHMQYTTTSPKLHKILGVETPVFD; from the coding sequence ATGACTATCAGTGCCACCCACGAAGCGGGCAGCATCGCTCCCAACAGTTCGTTCGCCGGCGCCATCGAGACCGATGCCGTCATCATCGGCGCCGGTCCGGTCGGCCTGTTCCAGGTCTTCGAACTGGGCCTGCTTGAAATCAAGGCCCACGTCATCGATTCGCTGCCAGCTGTCGGCGGCCAGTGCGTGGAACTGTACCCGGACAAGCCGATCTATGACATTCCGGCCGTGCCGGTCTGCACCGGCCAGGAACTGACCGACAACCTGCTCAAGCAGATCGAGCCGTTCGAGCCAACGTTCCACCTGGGCCAGGAAGTCACCGGCGTGCAGCGCCGTGAAGACAACCGGTTCAATGTCGAGACGTCGACCGGTACCCAGTTCATTACCAAGACCATCTTCATCGCTGCCGGCGTCGGTTCGTTCCAGGCGCGCACGATCAAGGTCGACGCGATCGACAAGTTCGAAAACGAACAGCTGTTCTACCGAGTCAAGGATCCGGCACGTTTCGACGGCAAGAACATCGTCATCTGCGGCGGCGGCGACTCGGCGCTCGACTGGGCACTGAACTTCGTCGGCAAAGCAGAGTCCGTGGTGCTGGTGCACCGCCGTGACGACTTCCGCGCGGCGCCAAGCTCGGTCGCCAAGATGAAGGCGCTGTGCGACGAATACGAGATGCAGCTGATCACCGGCCAGGTCACCGGCTTCGATGAAAAAGACGGCAAGCTGACCGAAGTGAAGGTCACTGGCGCCGACGGCGTCACCCGCCGCGTTCCGCTGGACATGCTGCTGGTGTTCTTCGGCCTGTCGCCAAAGCTGGGTCCGATCGCCGAATGGGGCCTGGACATCGAACGCAAGCAGCTGAAAGTGGTCGACACCGAAAAGTTCGAGACGAATGTCCCGGGCATCTTCGCGGTCGGCGACATCAACACCTATCCGGGCAAGAAAAAGCTGATCCTGTCGGGCTTCCACGAAGCGGCACTGGCTGCGTTCGGTGCTGCACCCTACATCTTCCCGGACAAGAAGATCCACATGCAGTACACGACCACGTCACCAAAGCTGCACAAGATCCTGGGCGTCGAGACGCCAGTCTTCGACTAA
- a CDS encoding acyl-CoA-binding protein, protein MSVQEQFTQAQLDSKNLSERPDNMTLLKIYALYKQGSSGDATGERPGMTDFVARAKFDAWAGLAGTSQEEAQQQYIDLIEELKG, encoded by the coding sequence ATGAGCGTCCAAGAACAATTCACCCAGGCCCAGCTCGATTCGAAGAATCTGTCGGAGCGTCCGGACAATATGACCTTGCTGAAGATCTATGCGCTGTACAAGCAGGGTTCGAGCGGCGACGCGACCGGCGAGCGTCCGGGCATGACCGATTTCGTAGCACGCGCCAAGTTCGACGCCTGGGCCGGTCTGGCCGGCACGTCGCAAGAAGAAGCCCAGCAGCAATACATCGATCTGATCGAAGAGCTGAAAGGCTGA
- a CDS encoding EI24 domain-containing protein encodes MKGVLLAWRRALRSQFSGRMLLLSLVPLLLSLTLWGVAMWLGLQPLLDWLHGLFTDYGGFDASNSMLGMLGLGMLKVMVVPLLAIALLLPLMIASSLLFMGIVAMPAIERHVSGRHFPALDRKEGGSFVGSLAINVGSTAVFALLWLFTLPLYAIPPLAWLVQAGLWAWVTSRVMSYDALAAHASGAERQVLMRTCRPALLTIGLVSGLAGALPGIAWMGGAVISVVLFPVLALVSLWLYIMLFLFAGLWFQYYCLQALVELRAQHLPAHPGAGASI; translated from the coding sequence ATGAAGGGCGTCCTGCTTGCCTGGCGGCGCGCGCTGCGCTCGCAGTTCAGCGGCCGCATGCTGCTGCTCTCGCTGGTCCCGCTGCTGCTGTCGCTCACGCTGTGGGGCGTCGCGATGTGGCTGGGCCTGCAGCCGCTGCTCGACTGGCTGCACGGGCTGTTTACCGACTACGGCGGCTTCGATGCGAGCAACAGCATGCTGGGCATGCTCGGGCTGGGCATGCTCAAGGTGATGGTCGTGCCGCTGCTGGCGATTGCCTTGCTGCTGCCCCTGATGATTGCATCGAGCCTGCTGTTCATGGGCATCGTCGCGATGCCGGCCATCGAGCGTCACGTGAGTGGCCGTCACTTCCCCGCGCTCGACAGGAAAGAGGGCGGCTCGTTCGTCGGCAGCCTGGCCATCAACGTCGGTAGTACGGCCGTGTTCGCGCTGTTGTGGCTGTTCACGCTGCCGCTGTATGCCATACCGCCGCTGGCCTGGCTGGTGCAGGCCGGCCTGTGGGCCTGGGTCACGTCGCGCGTGATGAGCTACGACGCACTGGCCGCGCACGCCAGCGGGGCCGAGCGCCAGGTGCTGATGCGCACCTGCCGTCCGGCGCTGCTGACGATCGGCCTGGTCTCGGGCCTGGCCGGCGCGCTGCCCGGCATCGCGTGGATGGGTGGGGCGGTGATCTCGGTCGTGCTGTTCCCGGTGCTGGCGCTGGTGTCGCTGTGGCTGTACATCATGCTCTTTTTGTTTGCCGGGCTCTGGTTCCAGTATTACTGCCTGCAGGCACTGGTGGAGCTGCGCGCGCAGCACCTTCCAGCACATCCCGGCGCCGGCGCTTCCATTTAA
- a CDS encoding rhodanese-like domain-containing protein, translating into MIKEQILTAARQRGADQPYAGAVTPQEAFDLLQSSPNVKLVDVRTNAERDWVGRVAIGQAQHLAVQWATYPGGAPNPDFGAQLEQVAGKDDVLLFLCRSGVRSRHGARVATELGYANAFDILEGFEGDRDGDGHRKTIGGWCTAGLPWIGA; encoded by the coding sequence ATGATCAAAGAACAGATTCTCACGGCGGCGCGCCAGCGTGGCGCTGACCAGCCCTACGCTGGTGCAGTCACGCCTCAGGAAGCGTTCGACCTGCTCCAGAGCAGCCCGAACGTCAAGCTGGTCGACGTGCGCACCAACGCCGAACGCGACTGGGTGGGCCGTGTCGCGATCGGCCAGGCGCAGCACCTGGCAGTGCAGTGGGCCACCTATCCGGGCGGCGCCCCCAATCCGGACTTTGGCGCACAGCTCGAACAGGTAGCCGGCAAGGACGACGTGCTGCTGTTCCTGTGCCGCTCGGGCGTGCGCTCGCGCCACGGCGCGCGCGTGGCGACCGAGCTGGGCTATGCAAACGCCTTCGACATTCTGGAAGGGTTCGAAGGCGATCGCGACGGCGACGGGCACCGCAAGACGATCGGCGGCTGGTGCACGGCCGGCCTGCCGTGGATCGGCGCCTGA
- a CDS encoding TAXI family TRAP transporter solute-binding subunit, with translation MRPGQDLPGAPVKGLRARLQNFSIVSLRDLVVATGPTILLVAAAVVLAYWWVDPAPPRTLRLATGQENSAYEQFGKQYASVLARDDIKVTLQGTLGSQDNLQQLLAGQADVAFVQSGSTDDKVGNADSVERRGLVSLGSLFTEPVWLFVRDEANVTRLPDLRGKRINLGPEGTGVPRLVRQLLDANNIVPGALTISDLANTPATVELLAGRIDGLVFSSAPEAPLIQMLLQTPGIRLFDFSQAEAYTRRLPFLTHVVLPRGIVDLGRNIPNQDYHLIAPTATLVAREEIHPALVGLLVKAATEIHGGAGWFQQQGQFPSPKYTEIPVAPEAARYYRDGPPFMQRYMRFWLANLAERLWVVVVALTALLIPLSKIVPPIYVWRVRSRVYRWYGELRAIEQSLEESGADATEAVRKELLGRLDGLEDRVNHISVPLAYADELYRLRSHIHLVRERVRGVHEDQSAQPVA, from the coding sequence TTGAGGCCAGGGCAGGATCTTCCGGGCGCGCCAGTCAAGGGGCTGCGCGCCCGCCTGCAGAACTTCAGCATCGTTTCGCTGCGCGATCTGGTCGTGGCCACCGGCCCGACGATCCTGCTGGTCGCGGCGGCCGTGGTGCTCGCCTACTGGTGGGTCGACCCGGCGCCGCCGCGCACGCTGCGGCTGGCCACGGGCCAGGAAAACTCCGCCTACGAGCAATTCGGCAAGCAATATGCCAGCGTGCTGGCGCGCGACGATATCAAGGTCACGCTGCAGGGCACGCTCGGCTCGCAGGACAATCTGCAGCAGTTGCTGGCCGGGCAGGCCGATGTCGCGTTCGTGCAAAGCGGCTCGACCGACGACAAGGTTGGCAACGCCGACAGCGTCGAGCGGCGCGGCCTGGTCTCGCTGGGCAGCTTGTTTACCGAACCCGTGTGGCTGTTTGTGCGCGACGAAGCGAATGTCACGCGGCTGCCCGATCTGCGCGGCAAGCGCATCAACCTGGGGCCGGAAGGCACCGGCGTGCCGCGCCTGGTGCGCCAGCTGCTCGACGCCAACAATATCGTGCCGGGCGCATTGACGATCAGCGACCTGGCCAACACGCCGGCGACGGTCGAATTACTGGCCGGGCGCATCGATGGCCTGGTGTTCAGCTCGGCGCCGGAAGCGCCGCTGATCCAGATGCTGCTGCAAACGCCGGGCATCCGTCTGTTCGATTTTTCGCAGGCCGAAGCCTATACGCGGCGCCTGCCATTCCTGACGCACGTGGTGCTGCCGCGCGGGATCGTCGACCTGGGCCGCAATATCCCGAACCAGGATTACCACCTGATCGCGCCAACCGCCACGCTCGTCGCGCGCGAGGAAATCCATCCGGCGCTGGTGGGCCTGCTGGTCAAGGCGGCGACCGAGATCCACGGCGGCGCCGGCTGGTTCCAGCAGCAGGGCCAGTTCCCGTCGCCGAAGTACACGGAAATCCCGGTCGCGCCCGAAGCGGCGCGCTACTACCGCGATGGCCCGCCGTTCATGCAGCGCTACATGCGGTTCTGGCTGGCCAACCTGGCCGAGCGGCTGTGGGTCGTGGTGGTGGCGCTGACGGCGCTGTTGATTCCGCTGTCCAAGATCGTGCCGCCGATTTACGTCTGGCGCGTGCGTTCGCGCGTGTATCGCTGGTACGGTGAGCTGCGCGCCATCGAACAGTCGCTGGAGGAGAGCGGGGCCGACGCCACCGAGGCGGTGCGCAAGGAGTTGCTGGGCCGGCTCGATGGGCTGGAAGACCGCGTCAACCATATCTCGGTGCCGCTGGCCTACGCGGACGAGCTGTACCGCCTGCGCAGTCACATCCACCTGGTGCGCGAGCGGGTGCGCGGCGTGCACGAGGACCAGTCAGCGCAGCCGGTGGCTTGA
- a CDS encoding polyhydroxyalkanoic acid system family protein, with translation MAEISIVQQHTLSPAAARTAAEQVAQRIATEYGLACQWDGDVLRFERSGVEGALTLEDQQAAMRINLGFLMGAFAPAIEAKVAEKMRKTFAA, from the coding sequence ATGGCGGAAATCAGCATCGTCCAGCAACACACCCTGAGCCCGGCTGCGGCGCGCACGGCGGCCGAGCAAGTGGCGCAGCGTATTGCGACCGAATATGGACTGGCATGCCAGTGGGATGGCGACGTGCTGCGCTTCGAGCGCAGTGGCGTGGAGGGGGCATTGACGCTGGAAGACCAGCAGGCGGCGATGCGGATCAACCTGGGATTCCTGATGGGCGCCTTCGCGCCGGCCATCGAGGCCAAGGTGGCGGAGAAGATGCGCAAGACCTTCGCCGCCTAG
- a CDS encoding FKBP-type peptidyl-prolyl cis-trans isomerase: MSTITTDSGLQYEELVTGTGDEAKAGQHVTVHYTGWLRNDDGSLGAKFDSSKDRGDPFEFALGAGQVIRGWDEGVQGMKIGGSRRLTIPAALGYGARGAGGVIPPNATLIFDVDLLAV; this comes from the coding sequence ATGTCCACCATCACTACCGATTCTGGCCTGCAATACGAAGAACTCGTCACCGGCACCGGCGACGAAGCCAAGGCTGGCCAGCACGTCACCGTGCACTACACCGGCTGGCTGCGCAACGACGACGGCAGCCTCGGCGCCAAGTTCGATTCGAGCAAAGACCGTGGCGATCCGTTCGAGTTCGCACTCGGCGCCGGCCAGGTCATCCGCGGCTGGGACGAAGGCGTGCAAGGCATGAAAATCGGCGGCTCGCGTCGCCTGACCATTCCTGCAGCCCTGGGCTATGGCGCACGCGGCGCCGGCGGTGTCATTCCGCCAAACGCCACCCTGATCTTCGACGTCGACCTGCTGGCTGTCTAA